TTAGATGCGCCTGCTGCATTACGTTTCACACATGGCACTTCTACTAAACCAGCAACTGGATCACATACTAAACCTAGCATATTTTTTAAGCAAATTGCAAAAGCTTCAGCCGATTGTTGTGCTGAACCGCCAGCTAATTCTACACTTGCTGCTGCTGCCATTGCTGCTGCTGAACCAACTTCAGCTTGGCAACCACCTGCTGCACCTGAAATTGAAGCATTGTTTGCTACAACAAAACCAAATGCACCTGATGTTAGAAGAAAATTTAACATATCTCTTCTCGAAGGATTTAATCTCGGCTTCAATCCAAATAACACACCGGGTACTACACCTGCAGAACCTGCAGTTGGTGTAGCACATATTTTACCCATGGCTGCGTTTACTTCATTTGTAGCAACAGCTTTACTTACAGCATCTAGTAGTGTATTACCTGCTAAAGATTCACCTGTTGCAAGATATTTTTTAATTAATACTGCATCTCCACCAGTAAGTCCTGTTGTTGATGTAACTCCTTCAAGTCCTTCATCTAATGCATTTTCCATCGTTTGCAAATTTTTGTCCATGCTAGCGTAAACTTCTTCTTCAGATAGTCCTGTAACTTCCATTTCTTGCTCGAGCATTACTTCATGAATCTTCTTGTTTTCTGATTCACAAATTGCAATTAATTCTTTCACACTTTTAAACATGCTATTCCTCCATTAGGCGTCGCCCATGAGTGAAACAGTCACTACACCATCGACGTTTTTTATTCTCTCTATAATTTCATCATTAATAGCGTCATCTAATTCGCAAGTCATTAAAGCTTGATCACCTTTTTCCTTACGTGCAACTTGCATACTTCCAACATTAATACTGGATTCTCCTAAAATGTTTGCCACACGTCCAATTGTGCCAAAAGTATCTTTATGAAAAACAAGTAAAGCTGGATAATTACCACTTATTGCGATATTAAAGCCATTAATTGCAATAATTTCAATTTTTCCGCCACCAATTGAAACGCCTTCAACAGAAATTTCTTTGTCTCCATCTCTCATATTAATAATAGCAGTGTTAGGATGAGAACGTTCTTCTGACATTTCGATAAAATTCACTTTCATTCCGACTTTTTCTGCCGTTTCTAAACTTGTAGTTATACGATCATCATCAGTATCATAACCTAGCAATCCACCTACTAAAGCTACGTCAGTACCGTGCCCCCTATATGTTTCCATAAATGAACCATATAAATAGATATCAGCTTGTTGTGGTATTTTACCAAACAAGTCTTTTGCCACTAGACCTATTCTGACTGCACCTGCCGTGTGAGATGATGATGGCCCTACCATTGTTGGTCCAATGATGTCAAAAACACTTTTATATTTCATAACAATACCCCACAATAATTTTTAATAATTCTAAAGTGTTGCGCTTACATATTTGCGTCCATATTATTATAACAAGCTACACTCTTTTTATAAACTATTATCGGTTGAACAAAGCATAAATAAAATTCGCAACTATTTCTTACCTTTAAGCTAAAAAGTCAGCGCTCAATATAGCACACAAAAATATACGTAATTAAGCATTAGCTTAATTACGTATATTTTCAATAGAAACGCTATTCTACTGCAAATAAATATGGATATACAGGTTGTTGACCATCATGTTGATCAATTTCAATTTCCGGATACTGCTCTTCTAACCACTCTATCGTTTGTTGCGTATTGTCATCAGTAGACTCTAATCCTTCGATAATAGTTATGATTTCACTATCCTCTTTAATCATATTCGACAGCAAAGATTTTATCGTTTCAAATTGATTTACATTTGTTGCGACAATCTTATCTTCTAACAAACCAATAAAGTCATTTTCCTTAACGTCTACACCATCAATTTTACTATCTCTTACAGCATAAGTTATCGCGCCTGAATTTACCGTTTCTAATGATTGAACCATGCGCTCTTTATTGTCTACTAAGCTATCATTACTATCTAAATTAAACAACGCTGCTAGACCTTGCGGAATGGATTTTGTTGGAATTACAACTGCATCAGCATCTACTAAATCAGCCGCCTGTTCGCTTGCCATTAATATATTTTTATTGTTTGGTAAAATGATAGCACGTTCACATTGCGTTTGTTCGATTACTTTAATAATATCTTGCGTTGAAGGATTCATCGTTTGACCGCCATTAATGACGTTAGTCGCACCCATCGATTTAAATAGTTCAGATATACCTTCTCCCATTGAAATAGTAATAATGGCAGTATCTACTGTTTCAGATAGTGATTGATTATGCTGCTCTTTTTTCACAACTTCTCTATGTTGTTCTCTCATATTTTCAACTTTAAGTTTTATTAATTCACCATAACCCTGCCCATAATTAAATACTTCACCTGGCTTTTCAGTGTGTACATGTACTTTCACTATTTCATCATCACTAACAACTAATAAAGAATCACCAAATGTGCTCATGTCTTCTCTAAATTGATTTTCATCATAATCTTTTAACTGACTATCAAAGCGAACCATCATCTCAGTACAATAACCGTACTTAATATCATCAGTACTTATAACGCCATGAAAGTCATGTGCTTCATTAACAATTGTATCTGTACCTACTTTAGCTTTATCACTTGGAATAGTTTCACCTTTTAGTGCACTTAAAAACCCTTCATAAATAAGCACTAAACCTTTACCACCACTGTCGACAACACCAACTTCTTTTAACACTGGTAATAAATTAGGTGTATTTTCCAATGATTGATTAGCTACATCAACTACATAAGATAACAATTCAATGCAATCATCTGTTTCTTCCATTTTTTCTAACGCTGCAGCACCTGCATCTTTAGCAACCGTTAATATTGTGCCTTCAACAGGTTTCATTATGGCGTTATAAGCTGTTTTAACTCCTGTTTGTATACTTTCTGCAAACTGCTTTGCATCAATTGTCGCTAATTCTTCTAGATTGTTGCAAAATCCTCTAAAAATTTGTGAAAGTATAACGCCTGAGTTACCTCTTGCTCCCATTAACAGCCCTTTAGCAAATGTTTTACCTTGTGCTCCTACATGCATTGATAGATTTTGCTCCACCGCTTCTTTTCCTGATGTCATTGTTAAGTTCATGTTCGTTCCAGTATCACCATCCGGAACTGGATAAACATTTAGTGAATCTACCAAGTCTGCATGATTTGATAAATTTTGCGCTCCTTGAAAAATCATGTCCGCAAATAATTTACCATCAATTGTACGTACCATTATGTATTGTCCTCCTAATTGTCCTTACCATTATTCATTCTTAAGCCTTGCACATGTATATTTATAGCATTTACGTTTACTTTTAATGCTTGTTCTAAAGTATATTTAACTGTCGCTTGTACATTGCTAGCGACTTCTGAAATTTTTACACCATAGCTTACAATAACATACATATCAACGTTTATACTGTCATTTGTATTATTTATAACAATACCTTTAGCATAATTTTCATGCCCTAATATTTCAGCTATGCCATCTCTCACTTGTTGTTTAGATGCCATTCCCACGATTCCATAACATTCTACAACTTTGCTACCAACTACAGTAGCGATAACATCATTAGAAATATCTATGTTCCCATAATCATTGTTTATTTCCAATGTCATTGTCGTTACCCTCCTATTTGTGCTGTAATTGTTTAGTTTCAAATTTGCTATTTAACGTTAATGATATGTAACTTACAAACAGTTACAATATTTCATTTCGCATTATTATAGCATATTTTGGCTCATCTAAAAGTAAAATATCTTATAATATTAAATTTTATTGCTTTGGCTTATGAAATGTGATACATTATTCAAGTATGTAGTAGATACGTGTATTTATATTTATTAAAGGAGGTACTTTCATGGGCAAACAATGTTACGTAACAGGTCGTAAAGCTTCAACTGGTAACAATCGTTCACACGCTTTAAACGCTACGAAACGTAGATGGAATGCTAACCTTCAAAAAGTTAGAATTCTTGTAGACGGAAAACCTAAAAAAGTTTGGGTTTCTGCACGTGCTTTAAAATCTGGTAAAGTTACTAGAGTTTAATAAATATAATGCACATAAAAGACCAATCCTTATGTGGAGGATTGGTCTTTTTTATTTGACTTAATCTGAAGATTTGATCATCAGTACAGTACCTTTATGTAATTCTACAACGCCTGATTCTGCCTCTAATTCATTAGAAATGGTTAAAGTAGAACCTAGTTCTAAGTTTTGACGTTCTAGCGGGTACTTAAAGTTGATTAATGATATAGAGGTTGGATAACTGACCGGTATAAATGAGATGTATTTCAAGTTTTCTTGTTTTTTGACGTTATAGTGACCTGCAGTTAGGTATTGAATTTCATTTTGTTGATCAACGATAACAATTTTAACATTCAAACGCTGATATTCGGGCTTTTCTAAAATTTGTAATGCGCCCATAAAATGATCTAACCTACCACCTGTCGCACCATATATATAAATTTCTAAATAGCCACGCTTCACTGCTTCTTCAACAGCTATAGCTAAATCTGTATCATCCTTTTCTGCATTCACAGGATTTATTCCAAAACTATCAATTAACATTTGTCTTTCTTCAGCAGTGACCGAATCAAAATCTCCTATTGTGAATACCGGGTTTATATCATTTTGAATTAAAATTAAAACGCCTCGATCAACACCGCCCCATTCTTCATCTTTCTTATTTTCAAGTAATTGCTGTGGGGTATTTCTATTGCTACACAATAAATTTATATGCATAACATCATCCTTTTAATCGTTTTACTGCATCATCGTAATTTTGATGTCCAAAAAAGTATGAACCAGCAACTAACATTGTAGCTCCATTTTCAATCACTTTATCGACTGTTTCGTCGTTAATACCACCGTCAACTTCAATATCGAATGTTAAATCATTTGCCGATTTAATACTAGATAATTGTTTTAGTTTCGTAATAGTGGATTCGATAAAAGCTTGTCCTCCAAAGCCTGGGTTCACTGTCATCACCAATACGTAGTCAACCATATCAATAACCGGTAATATAGACTCAACTGGTGTACCAGGATTAATAACTACACCTGCTTTTTTCTTTGCATTTTTAATTTGTTGAATGACTCTATGTATATGTGGTGTTGCTTCGACATGCACCGATATCATATCTGCTCCGTTTTCTGCGAATAATTCTATATACTTTTCCGGTGATTCAATCATTAAATGCACATCTATCGGTAAAGACGTCCCTCTACGTACTGCTTCTAAAACTGGTATGCCTATTGAAATATTAGGAACAAACTGACCATCCATTACATCAAAATGCACTCCATCTACGCCTGCTGCTTCTAAATGAGTTAATTCTTCCTCTAATTGTAAAAAATCCGCTGATAATAATGATGGGAAAATCTTTGCCATTTAGTATCTTTCCTTTCTGTTACTAATCTCGTTAAATAATTGAACATAATGATCATATCTAAATTGAGCAAGATTGCCTTGAGTCAATTCATGCTTTACGTTACATTTTGGTTCATTAATATGATTGCAATCTCGAAACTTACACAATGCACCAAGTTCATTAATATCTATAAAAAATTCTTTCACTTCTTCTTTTTGAATGTGATCAAAGTCTAACGCACTAAATCCTGGTGTATCCGCAATAAAACCATTACTACGTTCAAATAGCTCTACATGGCGCGTAGTATGTCGACCACGATTTAAAGATTTAGAGATATGCTGCGTTTCAAGTTCTAATTCTGGAAAATAATGATTTAATAAAGTAGATTTGCCTACACCTGATTGTCCACTTAAGACTGCTAAACCCTCTCCCCATTCATTGAAGACCGCCGTAATATTACTATCCTTACCAATAAATTGAATTTGATATCCAATATCAGCATAAGTACTTAGTTTTTGTTGAATGTTTTGCAGAACTGCTGACGTCGCTAAATCTTTTTTAGTAATCAAAATTCGAGGACGTAAGTGGTATGAATGTGCAATAACTAAAAATCTATCTAATAATTGCGTTGAAAAGTCTGGCTCAACAGCACTCATTACGATAATTAAGTGATCAATGTTACTCACCGGTGGCCTTTTTAATTCATTCTTTCGTTCATGTACATTTTGAATATAACCTTCAGTTTTATTTTCTACATCAAAGTCTACTACATCCCCAACTATGGGAGAGAATTTATTCTTTCTAAATAAACCTCGAGGCTTTGTATCAAACATTTCTCCTTGTACATCTACACGATATACACCACTCAATGATTTAATGATACGTCCAGTTTTCAAATTTGCACCTCTTTTCATTACTGTTACTTTTCATATTATAGCAAAGCAAACTTATTTTAAATAATAAATAACCTATGAATAAAATAAAAGAGGTAAGACAAAGTTCTAATAAATAATATTAAAACCTGTCTAAACCTCTATATAACATTAAAAATCATATGGTATATCTTTATCTGACACGACTTTGTCGTCAACTCTAACCGTGTATCCCGCTGTCTTATCTTTAGCTATTTTCATTGGAATTTTAATTGTTTTATCTTTTTTGATTTTATACGTTTGGGCAACTGATGAACCAGAATTATCTTTATCTCTAATATACACTTTCACTTCTTGACTTTTATCATCTTTACCCGTATATGGCACAACGACTGTTTGCGTATATGTTTTGGTCATTTCATCATCATCATCGTCGTCATTTTTACGCTTATCCTTATCTTCTTTTTTATCTTTATCGTCATCTTCTTTTTTATCTTTACCTTTAGAGACAACAAAAGATATGGTAGAACCCTCATCTATTTCTTTATCTTTTGGAGTTTGACTAATGACAGAACCTTTGCTGATTTTATCGTCATTTTTCTCAGATGTGACGACGACGTTAAATCCTTTACTTTCAAGTTTTGAACGAGCGTCTTTAAATGATTTCTTTTCAAAGTTGTTAACGTAAACTTGTTTAACTCCTAATGATTCAGTTAATTTTATATCATTGCTACTCAACTTAACATTATTTCCTGCAGCAATACTTTGTTTCTCAATCAGGCCTTTAGCAAGATTATTTTTAGTGTAAGCTCTATCTGTTTTTACATTTTTAAAACCTAAGTCTTTTAATCTTTTAACCGCTTCATCCTTAGAAACACCATATAATTGGGGCATTTTAGCAGTTTTAGGTCCTTTAGATAAAACGATATCGACTTTACTATTTTGTTTTAATCTAGAACCTTTTGATGGAGTAGTTTTAATGATTTTATTGACATCATATTTATCACTATATGCTCGCGACGTTTCGCCTAACTTAAGTTGTTTTTGAGATAAAATTGTTTCTGCCTGTTTCTCTGTTTTACCGCTTAAATTGGGCGTTTCTAAATATTTATTGCCGAACATGCCCATTGCTATAAAACTGAACAGACCAAAGAGTAATAAGACTAAAATAAAAGCATAAAAAAACTTTTTCTTCTTTGATCTTTTTTTACGAGGCGGTGCGTAAATATGTTCTTCAGTAGATTGGAATTTTTGATGATCAACGATAGGAATTTGCATCGTTTGCTCGATGTTATTGTTATTTTCTTGTCGAGTACGCTCTTTGATTTCATCTTTATCAAATTCCATCGTTGTTGTAGCCATATCCTCAGATATATATTTACCTTCATTCGCTCTATTATCTGATAACACACTTGTTAAGTCCTCTTGCATTTCATCTACAGATTGATAACGTTCTTTTTTATTCTTTTCAGTTGCTTTTAAAACAACATTGCTTAACGCTTGAGGAATATCTAAACGTTGATCGGTCGGATTAGGCATATCATCTTGAATATGTTTTATTGCAATACTTATTGCATTTTCGCCGTTATATGGTGGTTTACCTACTAACATTTCGTATAAGACAACACCAATAGAATAAATATCTGTGCCACTATCTGTAGATTCTCCTCGAGCTTGTTCAGGAGATAAATATTGAACGGTTCCGAGTACATGATTCGTTTGAGTCATAGTCGTTTCACTTAGCGCTTTAGCAATACCAAAATCTAGTATTTTTAAAGTTTTATCTTTTTCGATTAAAATGTTTTGTGGTTTTATATCTCTGTGTACAATTTTTGTTTCATGAGCATGTTTAATACCATCGATAATTTGCTCAGTAAAATTAGTGATAGTCTGAATATCTAATGGTTTATGATTCGCAATATATTCGGATAATGTTGGCCCATCGATATATTCCATGACAATGAAAAAGCAATCATCATTTTCAGTAACATCATAAACGTTAACAATATTTTTATGAGAAAGTTGAGTAAGGTTATGTACTTCCCTTTCAAAACGCTCAATCGTTTCTTCTTTCTCATTGGCTGCGATAGAAATAGCTTTTATTGCAACTTTACGATTTAAAATTGTATCTTCAGCAAGATAGACAATGCTCATCCCCCCGCCACCAAGCTTTTCAATCACTTTATAACGGTCATTTATTACTTTGCCTATCATACTTTGTCACCTTCAATCTGTGCGAGCACGAAACTAATATTGTCATTGGAATCATTAGTTAATGCTACTTCTATAAGTTTAGCACCAATACTATCAATAGAATCATTATCGCCGATAATTTCTTGAAGTTGATTATCCCTAACGTAATCAGTTAATCCATCAGAATTTAAAATAAGATAATCATAATAATTAAAACGTTTAACAAAAATATCAGGCGAAACTAATTTATCTGTCCCCATCACTTTAGTAATAATATTACGCTGAGGATGGCTAAAGGCTTCTTCCTCAGTAATTTGACCAATCATTACAAGATGATTAACAAATGAATGGTCGCTTGTAATTTGATCTACATCTCTACTATTTATTAAATAAGCTCGAGAATCTCCAATATTTGCAACAACGATATAATCATCAAATACTAATGCACAAACACACGTCGTCCCCATACCACTATATTCAGGACGATCTATTGATAACTGATAAAGCTCGCGATTAATATTTTTTAATGTCGTACGTAACCAATCTTCTGCTTGATAATCTTCTATTAAGTTTTCTTCCTCGAAGCGTTGCTGCAATTCTTTTGTTACGAATTGACTAGCCACTTCACCTGCTTGATGTCCACCCATACCATCACATAAAACTAATAGCTGTTGACTTGTTTTATTGTAAAATACGCCGCCCGCATCTTCATTATTTTCACGATATTGACCTTTGTCAGTATAAAATTGTGCCTTTAGCATTTGATCTCTACCTCGTTTCTACTTGTCGTTCCTTAGCTCTTAATTGACCACATGCTGCGTCAATGTCAGATCCTTGTTCTCTTCTGATTGTAGCATTAATACCTAAACGCTTAAGCTCTTTTTCAAATTTGAAAATGTCTTCTTTCGGCGTCTTCACATAGTTACGTTCAGGAACGTGATTGACAGGTATTAAATTAACATGACAATTTAAGTTTTGAATTAAGTGAGCTAATTCTCTTGCATGCTCTAGCTGATCATTTACTCCACCAAATAAACCATATTCAAATGTAATACGACGGTTCGTTTTTTCTTGATAATACTCAATTGCTTCCATTAATTTCTCTACATTATATGCTCTATTAATAGGCATAAGTCTAGAACGAATTTCATCTTTAGCACCATGCAGGCTTACAGCAAAATTAATTTGTATATCTTCATCTGCAAAATCATAAATTCGTGGAATAATACCAGATGTAGAAACTGTAATATGACGAGCACCAATATTCAAACCATTATCGTCGTTAACTATTTTTAAGAAATCCATCATTTCATCATAATTTTCAAATGGTTCACCGATACCCATAATTACTATTTGAGATACACGTTCCTCAGTTTCATCTAATGCTTTTTGCACAGTTAACACTTGCGAAACTATTTCTCCAGCTTCCAGATTCCGTTTTAAGCCACCTAAAGTAGATGCACAAAAAGTACAACCTATACGGCATCCAACTTGAGTCGTTACACAAACTGAATTCCCATATTCGTGTCTCATCAGTACTGTTTCTATCGTATATCCATCCTGTAGTTCAAATAAAAATTTAATCGTCCCATCTTTACTTTCTTGTTTTACTACTGTCGACAACGTAGTCATTACAAAATTGGCTTCCAACAATTCTCTTAAATCTTTCGATAAATTTGTCATTTCATCAAAGTTATTTACTCTTTTTTCATATAACCATTCATATATTTGCTTTGCTCTGAATTTTTGTTGCTTATGTTCTACCAACCAACTTTGTATCTCATCATATCTAAGAGAATAAATCGATTGTTTCTCAAAATCCGGTAAAAACTTATTTTTTTTCTTTTTTTCGGCTGTAATCATAAATTAGCTGTCCTTCCGTCTTATTTTTGTTATAAAGAAACCATCAGAGTTGAAATCTTGGGGTAGTATTTGTAATGTTTTAACTTTATCGCCAGTTCTAGGGTCTGTAAATGTTTCAAATTCAAATTCTTTATTATTTTTCAAAAATGTATAAATAACATTTTCATTTTCTAATTGTTCTATAGTGCAAGTAGAATAAATTAATGTACCACCGGGTTTTACGTTGTCTTTTACATTATCTAAGATAGCTAATTGTGTAGTCACTAAACTATCTATCGTTGCTTTACTTTGTTCGTATTTAATTTCTGGCTTATGGCGTAACACACCTAAACCGCTACATGGGGCATCAACTAAAATCTTATCATACACTTTATCATAGTTTTCTGTTGCATCGTGTGTATAGCTCAAAATGTTAGATAATCGTAACTTTTTAGTATTAAAGTTAATTAGCTCAATTTTATGTTCATGGATATCAGTAGCTTCGATGTGACCTTCATTATTCATTAGTTCTGAAAGGTGGCAAGCTTTGCCACCTGGTGCACTACACGCGTCTAAAATAACATCTTCTTTTTCAGGTGATACGATTTGTCCCACTAACATAGAACTTTTATCTTGAATCGAAACTAATCCGTCTTTAAAAATACGTGACTCAATAATGGGTTTCCCGCTTAAATGCAAACACACATCAACATGGTCGTCTTGTAAGACAGAAAAACCTTCATCTTCTAATCTTGAAATCGTGTCAGCTATCGTTATTCTTGTCGTATTTACCCTTACTGTTTGCTCTACTTTCTCTAACAATGACTTAGCAATATCTTCTGTCTGTTCTATACCATAATGTGTTGTCCAATGGTCAACAAGCCATTTAGGCAAACTATATTGGATAGCAATTCTTTTTTTGTTATCAGTAATTTCTTCGAATTTAGGTAACTCATTACGCATAATATTACGTAAAATTCCATTCACCACATTACCGTTATGCGGTCCACCTTTATATTTAGCAATTTCTACTGCTTCATTAATAATGGCATGTTCGGGAATCTTATCTAAATAAACATATTGGTAAATGCTCATCCATAATAATTGACGTACCCATCCTTTAATTTTTGTATTAACGAAAGGTTTTAAAATATAATCTAATGAGTATTTTCTTGCTAAAGTGCCATATACTATTTCCGTATATAAATTTTTGTCTGCTCTGTTCATTTCAGTATTTGATAAAGTCTCATTAATAATAATATTACTGTACGCTTTATCATTAATTATAGCTTGCAATGTTTCAAATGCATGCATTCTTACAGGTATTTCTGTCATGTTAATTCCTTCCCAACTAACGATGTTTGAACACCGCTTAAATAATTTGCCGCAAGCATACGTTTTTTTCCTGAAATTTGAATATCTGTTAAAGCAATCGCATCTTGTGATTCTGTACCTACTATAATGGCCTTTTTAGTAGTTTCTATAATTTCACCTGGTTGCCCACCTTTATTATTTACAATATGTGCAGCGTATATTTTCATATTTGCGCCATCCATTATTGTATAGGAGACAGGCCATGGTGATAAACCTCTAATGTGATTATATATAGCTTGAGCAGATTGATGCCAATTAATTTTTTCATCTTCTCTACTAATATTAGAAGCAAATGTTGCTTGGCTATCATCTTGCGCTTGCCTACTATTTGTACCATTTATAATTTGTGGCAATATTTCTTTTAATAAATCAGCACCTAAGAAGCTTAATTTATCATGCATCGTCCCCACATCATCTTGTTGTTCAATATCAATTGCACGCTGAGCTATGATATCTCCCGCGTCTAATTTTTCAGCCATATACATAATCGTAATGCCCGTTTGTGATTCGCCATCTATAATGGCTTGATGTATAGGTGCGCCCCCCCTATATTTGGGTAATAAAGAAGCATGCACGTTTATTGCACCTAGCCTAGGTGATTTTAAAAGTTTTTCTGGTAATAGTTGCCCAAACGCAGCTGTCACTATTAAATCGGCATCTAATGCTATAAGTTGTCCCAATTCTTCAGACTGAGTCAATTTTTCTGGTTGATAAATAGGTAAGCCGTGTTTTATGGCAATTTCTTTAACAGGCGGTGGCGTCATTTTTTTCTTTCTACCTACTGGTCTATCTGGTTGAGTCACAACCGCTATAACATTATGTTCTGCTAAAAGCATTTCTAATATTTTTGTTGAAAAGTCAGGTGTTCCCATAAAAATTACATTACTCATGATTAAAATACGCCTCCATCTCAGATTCAGTCATTAACCGCGTTACTCGTTCAGTAAATAAAATTCCATTAAAATGATCTACCATATGTAATATCATTCTAGCTACATCATCATAGGCCGTTAACTCTACTTCATTGCCCTCTTTATCATTACTCTTTACGACTATCATCTTACTTCTTGTTACTTCTCCATATACATCAGGTAAACTAATTGAACCTTCGAGTTCAGTAATTTTTTCATCCGACTGACTTACGATTTGTGGATTGATCAATTG
The genomic region above belongs to Staphylococcus durrellii and contains:
- the rsmB gene encoding 16S rRNA (cytosine(967)-C(5))-methyltransferase RsmB → MTEIPVRMHAFETLQAIINDKAYSNIIINETLSNTEMNRADKNLYTEIVYGTLARKYSLDYILKPFVNTKIKGWVRQLLWMSIYQYVYLDKIPEHAIINEAVEIAKYKGGPHNGNVVNGILRNIMRNELPKFEEITDNKKRIAIQYSLPKWLVDHWTTHYGIEQTEDIAKSLLEKVEQTVRVNTTRITIADTISRLEDEGFSVLQDDHVDVCLHLSGKPIIESRIFKDGLVSIQDKSSMLVGQIVSPEKEDVILDACSAPGGKACHLSELMNNEGHIEATDIHEHKIELINFNTKKLRLSNILSYTHDATENYDKVYDKILVDAPCSGLGVLRHKPEIKYEQSKATIDSLVTTQLAILDNVKDNVKPGGTLIYSTCTIEQLENENVIYTFLKNNKEFEFETFTDPRTGDKVKTLQILPQDFNSDGFFITKIRRKDS
- a CDS encoding peptide deformylase translates to MTIKHLVSKQHPLLSRKISPVKNFNEELNQLLLDIEDTMYKQEASALCAPQVGIDKQVAIIDMEIDGLLQLINPQIVSQSDEKITELEGSISLPDVYGEVTRSKMIVVKSNDKEGNEVELTAYDDVARMILHMVDHFNGILFTERVTRLMTESEMEAYFNHE
- the fmt gene encoding methionyl-tRNA formyltransferase, whose amino-acid sequence is MSNVIFMGTPDFSTKILEMLLAEHNVIAVVTQPDRPVGRKKKMTPPPVKEIAIKHGLPIYQPEKLTQSEELGQLIALDADLIVTAAFGQLLPEKLLKSPRLGAINVHASLLPKYRGGAPIHQAIIDGESQTGITIMYMAEKLDAGDIIAQRAIDIEQQDDVGTMHDKLSFLGADLLKEILPQIINGTNSRQAQDDSQATFASNISREDEKINWHQSAQAIYNHIRGLSPWPVSYTIMDGANMKIYAAHIVNNKGGQPGEIIETTKKAIIVGTESQDAIALTDIQISGKKRMLAANYLSGVQTSLVGKELT
- the pknB gene encoding Stk1 family PASTA domain-containing Ser/Thr kinase; its protein translation is MIGKVINDRYKVIEKLGGGGMSIVYLAEDTILNRKVAIKAISIAANEKEETIERFEREVHNLTQLSHKNIVNVYDVTENDDCFFIVMEYIDGPTLSEYIANHKPLDIQTITNFTEQIIDGIKHAHETKIVHRDIKPQNILIEKDKTLKILDFGIAKALSETTMTQTNHVLGTVQYLSPEQARGESTDSGTDIYSIGVVLYEMLVGKPPYNGENAISIAIKHIQDDMPNPTDQRLDIPQALSNVVLKATEKNKKERYQSVDEMQEDLTSVLSDNRANEGKYISEDMATTTMEFDKDEIKERTRQENNNNIEQTMQIPIVDHQKFQSTEEHIYAPPRKKRSKKKKFFYAFILVLLLFGLFSFIAMGMFGNKYLETPNLSGKTEKQAETILSQKQLKLGETSRAYSDKYDVNKIIKTTPSKGSRLKQNSKVDIVLSKGPKTAKMPQLYGVSKDEAVKRLKDLGFKNVKTDRAYTKNNLAKGLIEKQSIAAGNNVKLSSNDIKLTESLGVKQVYVNNFEKKSFKDARSKLESKGFNVVVTSEKNDDKISKGSVISQTPKDKEIDEGSTISFVVSKGKDKKEDDDKDKKEDKDKRKNDDDDDDEMTKTYTQTVVVPYTGKDDKSQEVKVYIRDKDNSGSSVAQTYKIKKDKTIKIPMKIAKDKTAGYTVRVDDKVVSDKDIPYDF
- a CDS encoding Stp1/IreP family PP2C-type Ser/Thr phosphatase; translation: MLKAQFYTDKGQYRENNEDAGGVFYNKTSQQLLVLCDGMGGHQAGEVASQFVTKELQQRFEEENLIEDYQAEDWLRTTLKNINRELYQLSIDRPEYSGMGTTCVCALVFDDYIVVANIGDSRAYLINSRDVDQITSDHSFVNHLVMIGQITEEEAFSHPQRNIITKVMGTDKLVSPDIFVKRFNYYDYLILNSDGLTDYVRDNQLQEIIGDNDSIDSIGAKLIEVALTNDSNDNISFVLAQIEGDKV
- the rlmN gene encoding 23S rRNA (adenine(2503)-C(2))-methyltransferase RlmN; the protein is MITAEKKKKNKFLPDFEKQSIYSLRYDEIQSWLVEHKQQKFRAKQIYEWLYEKRVNNFDEMTNLSKDLRELLEANFVMTTLSTVVKQESKDGTIKFLFELQDGYTIETVLMRHEYGNSVCVTTQVGCRIGCTFCASTLGGLKRNLEAGEIVSQVLTVQKALDETEERVSQIVIMGIGEPFENYDEMMDFLKIVNDDNGLNIGARHITVSTSGIIPRIYDFADEDIQINFAVSLHGAKDEIRSRLMPINRAYNVEKLMEAIEYYQEKTNRRITFEYGLFGGVNDQLEHARELAHLIQNLNCHVNLIPVNHVPERNYVKTPKEDIFKFEKELKRLGINATIRREQGSDIDAACGQLRAKERQVETR